The genome window cactctctctcctgAGGAGATTCAGAAGGTGCTTTGaccctttatttttatttttttattttcaccttgTCAAAAATGTTTACAACATGTGTCACATCCATGATGCATTGCTCTGTCTGGACGACTGGATTTCATTATTACATACTGCCTAAATTACTATCTGTAATGCAGATATTTTTGGTTATACTGCTGTGATTTCCGTGCACGTCAGTGAATTTCAACgttttgtctttctcttctgCTGTGATCACAAAAATTGTTGTTTCAAAAAGCTGCgttggtttaaaaacaaattctaACACATGtgaatgtctttctttcagAACTATGAGCACCTTTTTAAAGTCAATGACAAGACAGCAGGTGGTTCATTTTACATACAGTCAAAAGTAAGTATACtcaactttgttttgtttttgaacccACTGACTTATGGAGTGATCCACTCAAAGAGGTGGTTACAAAAAACATGCTTTGTAATGTCTTCATCTTTgcatttgtcaacatttttctgaatttcaaaagaaataataaagtggtcattaataaaaaataatcaaaccaaTATACGTACTTTTAGTAGGGATaatctttattcacacactgtaaAGTTATTATCGGGTTCTGAaatcaaatgttgttgttgatgtgtcgCTCACTGGTTAGTTTTCTCCACTTTCTAGTTGACTGTTATTTTAAATCTTCTCAGAAAGGTACTGTAGTATGttaatgtgtatgtatgtaaaacTGTAGTATTCAAAAGTGTTGTAGATAAACGTACGGTACTGCAGCAGTATACAAATCTCATACTCATCATTGTCGGTGTTGATACAGCCCATCTCACTGACCAGCTCTGTTGTGTCTGTTCTGAAATATAAATCTGTGACTATTGAGCATGTTGGAGAAATTCATGCCTTACAAATTCCTCTGTGGCACATCAGTGTCAAATCGTAGTGTAAAAGTGTTGTCTTTCTCTCATCGCCTGtcaatgttttgtgtgtttgtgtttaggtGGTGCGGGCAAAAGAGCGCCTTGACGAGGAGCTAAGTATTCAGTCACAAGACCAAAAGCAGCAGTCGCAGCAGAATACAGAAACCTGAAGTATGAAATGATATTTGCCCCCCAGTCTCTCCTCCCCCTGTCCTCTGTAAATTATAACCTAATAAATGCCCTCTCCTTTTCTCTAGTCCTGACTTTGTGGTTTTTAGGCAGTGAAGGAGACACAACAGCAGTCATTAGAGAAAAGCATTTCAAACTTGTTGACGATGGCTGGCTATGATTTGATGATTATTTGTGTGCTGCAGCAGAGGCTGCTGAGCTTAAACTGTGCTGCTGTGGGAACATCTGGCTGTGTGATAATGCAAACGTCACTCTGAGCTGTCGGAgataaaatcctcctcctgacTCTATAGCACAACACCtctgattttaaataaatgaaaacctaCAACGGCTCTATACATCTGTAGCACTCGGACTGAGACTCCAAGCAAAGCTATACTATGTGACCAGGAGGATAAAGATATAGTCATCAGTCTCTTATTAATGCATCcttttaatatactgtacatgtgcattGTCACATCAAGTTTTAAAGAAATCAAATATTAATGCCCATCCCTAATAGTcatattaattcatttattgattttgcAAAAATCTAAATTCTCAGATGTCAttgttgcctcgcagcaagaaCGTCATCGGTTCAGATCCCGGTTTGCCCGAGGGCCTCTCTGTGTGAGCGTGGGTTCTCTCAGGCttccatgtccaaaaacatgcagaatggggattattcaaatgtaatctaaattgaccagaggtgtgaatgtgagagtgaggtgttcatttctatatgttggccctatgatggactgtcgcctgcctttcaccctatgtcagctgggatcgtctccagccccctgtgaccctcatgtgtagCATAAAGTGACAGAAATCAAAACACAAGTTGTATCAAATGCAACTTTATTAaacatttctcttttcattgACATTATTATCAATATCGTAATAAAATTCCTCTAAAACAGGAGCACACTGCTATGTTGTACCAATTGGAGACTTTTACAACTCTGAAATTCGGCATGTTCAGCCACAGAACACGATGCCAGGAAAAATAGATTTTCATATTATCGTTGTTTTAATCGTATAGAGTATAActtctatatatatttttttttcacctatAACAAAAAAAGGCACTTGGAAAAATTCAAATACTGACATAATATCTCACACATGTGCAAAAAACATAAGTTTGAACAGGCCTTGCTTGGCCATAGTTTTATCATTAACCCTTTGTTGTGCAGCACTGTGGCACTTCAGTCAGTGGCAcccttttaatgacatttacgGCTAAGTACcgctttaagaaaaaaatctgaactttttttttttttacatatcagCCATTTTTCTGAATTCTATTTGTTCTCAAATTGACTGAAGAACAACGCTCTGCTATGAGAAACGATGTGACCGCATCCCTCGTATCTACACACATGGTGAGGGGTGCAAAAGTGCAGTCGAGACTGAGCTCAAAGGGTTAATGGGTCATACAGCTTATTTAATATTGAAACCATGTGGACCCTGGAAGGATCCATGTCATTATCATTCAGCTTTCTCCCGCTGTGCTGAGTCCCTGTTCGATCAATAGAcgagaaacagacaaacagagaggaggaggagagctgcCGCATCTGTGGCTTTCGCTGTTGCTACGGAAACCATGTCTAGGCTACTTAGCACCtgtttctgatgacatcacatgcCAGGATTGTCCACTCACAATGAGAGATTCAGTTCAAATAGGCAGCCTGCACAgagactggtgtgtgtgtgtatttgttacagcTTATCTGGCATAAACGCTGTttctgtcaggaccagtagtcctcatgaagtCAGAATCTCATATCTGAGCTATTAGTTGAGTTTAGGGctagttaaggttaaggataatgctgaaagtcaatgagagtccttAAAAAGACTGctgcacaaactgtgtgtgtgtgagggggagagagagagagatggggttTAGGGGTAAGTGCTTGAGGCAATGATGACTAAGAATTTCTGAGGCTGAAGCACAAGTATGCAGTTTATCTCTGCTGTGAATAGTGGTAGACCTGTGGGCAGCCCATgagatttcatttgtttttgtttactgtgaATGCAGCTTGTTAGGGAGACTGGAATGCAtctctggtttaaaaaaaaaaaaaaaaaaaaaaaaaaaggtgggggGGACTGAGGGGCTGAGTCTTTTGGGTttattctataaaaaaaaagcaaaaaaaaaccccagaggGCAGACAGAGTTCAGTGGCCTACTTTTCAGCAGGCTGGTGCTGTCTGCCTGTGAGTGGCTGCCACATTGGGCACAGCGAGTACAGAGCCGAGAGGACTGTTTGCTGGGTAGGTGGCCAGATGGAGAGCGGCTGCACAGCACGACTATCTGCTTGTTTTCCCTCTGCTGGCTCGCAGTCTCTTCCCTCCTTCATGCCTCCCTGtccattaatttattcattcttttAGTCTATCTTTGCTCCCTCTCTCAGCGCTGCCCACCATTTTACAGTCAAATGTAATTTCTCAATGCTTTCACTGAATCTCACTGTCAGAACAAGTCAAAACAAAGGGAATATGTTATGCTCTTACGCCATTGTGATTGTCATGGTGGGGCGTGATGTCACAGCAGTGGTTTTCAACCTTTGTTGTCCTGTTTACCCTGAACATAAATTAGTATCATCCGAACGTACAGGCGTTTCTCCTTCCCACATTGTTCTGCTTTAGGAACACAGCATCTGTCGTCGCATTCCGTCCTTCAGAACAAAGGGGACTAGGAGATAAAGTCATATCTGTGGTACTTTGTTATGGCTGTATTTTTAACTAAATGCTAACAACCTTAAAACCTGCTCAAGGTGACAATGTGGCACGCTGATGTTTAGCAGGTAATGCTGTATCTTGGGTAAAGTGCACTAGCATTAGTTTTGCACTCAAATCCAAACATCTGACATGGAGATGGCACTAAGGAATCAAATTTGATGTAATAGAATGAATCCCCAGCTCCAGATTTCACAAAAATCCATCCAATAGCTTATAATGTATCTAAATGTCACCACACATATTGAGCATCAGATCATTTTTAGGCCCTGCCAGGTTGAGAACCACTGCCTTGGAAAAGCATCTAAACCTCCCCCTCTCTTCATCTCATCATCTCGTAGAAAGACTCGGCCTCAGCGGCAGAAAGCTGACTGCAGAGCAGCCATCGCAGTACACAATAAGCAACTTCAACATCAGAAAAATGTCTCGTCagaacaacagcaaaaaaaaaaaaaaataataatcacaaaaatataaaacaacattaagTAAGGTCTAATGATGCTCTAAGACTGGACAATGGAAGAGTAAGACCGCCGACGTACGCAATTTGtggagaggagagatggaggagtGGAAGGATGTGGGTGTGTCAAGTCTTTTTTAGAGGAATGCTCCTTGTGTTGGGACGAtcctctccagctcctccacctctcctgtcctctcctctcaggGACAAGAGTCAACATCATACATGCATTCGCACTGAGCAACACAACCCTGGAAGGAGCCCGCAACAAAAACGGACCCATGCCGAAAAATGGAATAAGCGCAAACGAGTCGTGAAAGAAACACGACTTAGCTGTAacatgtttaaatacatgtaagGATTATAGATTGTGGTAACTGCATGTTGCCTGCTTATAAATGAACCATGAGAGAAGTTTTCTCAAAAGtcaaatttttttattttatttttattttattttttgccccTTCGGACAGAGTAAAATGAGGCAGTTTGCAATAGTGTGGCTTCCTATTCAGTCCAGCTGTTTGTGGCATTGAGTGCATCGCACCCCCCCGCTGTGGCACAACAACGACATCCCACTTGACTCTCCTGGTATTTTTGGCACAGCGTGAGATTTGCTGCACTTGGGACATAACTTAAACCGACCAGGCTAAGTTGGGCTTTCGATTGGACGACCAACTGCTTTTCACAGCTGGTTTTGGGTCGGGTCACTtcttaaaaacacaagacactAGTGTTTATCACCACAGTGGCCCTTTCATACACATACTGGCCGTGTTGATTCAATTACGGGAAAGCAGCTGGACAATCCAGGAGCAAAACAGGTTCTGAGGACAGCAGGGAGGAAGCCGTGTACGGTGTCCAACCAGAGGGGGGCGCCAGACACACCGGTGCTTGAATTTCACTTGGGTAAAAAGGAGGGATTGATGATTGGTCATTGCAAGGTGATATAACAccgtttgtctgtctctgtgccGTAAAAGTCCCTAGTCTGCACACCTGGCACACATTCTGGTGGACTAGGCTGATGCATGTTGGTCACCCTCCCCAACACTGGGGACAGATTGTCAAAAGTGCTCTCTCCCAGTTAAAGCTACACTGGGGGGGAGCTGAGAGGTTAGCAGCAGTTTTGAGGTTTCTTTTCTACAACCAGCTGACACTGTTAAGTGCTGTGTTCGACTGAACTGACGCAGAGTGGGGATGGTGAAGGTggtggcctcctcctcctcctgcacttATCCAAAAACAGTTTTTTGAGTTCACTTGCTTTGGTATGGCAAGCTTGTCGTTATCATATTAATCACAGCCGCCTGTGAAAAATAggtcattatttatatatatatatatataaaaaaaatcaactatGGAGAATCTTCCAATTACTCGAGAGTTTGCCCAACTGTGAGTGTGTCAGTCAGTTTCGCGGTGTATCTATCTCACTGCTCAGCTGGAGGCACGCTGTCAAGGAAGTACAGTCgtataaatacttaaaaatgaATCAGGGCTTTTGCAAGAACACAGAGCACTAAGACACGAAGCACTACGCTCACGGTCCCTGTTCAAAGAACCAGCAAACAGGAATGAATAGAgtataaaataagcaacaagGAGCCAAACCGTACATGTTCCTGAACAGAGTTCTTGGGCCCCTTTGGTTCCCCCAACATGAAAAGAGGCTTGCGTTGTGTTCATAACTCTTGTGAGGTGTAGTGTTATCTATTGTTTTCTCGATTGAAGTTTCGgtgggacatttttgtccttttccaCACTTGCTCTAAAATGCATTGCCTGGATTTGATTGTGCGAGTTAGTCCCTATCACCTTTGACCACTCATACCCCCCATAATGGCATTCACCCTCCCATCCCAACCCCCTGAGCTCTtctggaatgtgtgtgtgtgtgtgtgtgtgtgtgtatcagttgACCACAGCTGGCTTGAGCACCACAGTGCCTGGAGGGATGACCACCCAGGAAAGGGGATCGTGAGACCCTCCTGTGGAGAGGTTCAGGACCCTTCCAGTCACCTCGTGTTCGGCCTCCTCCCCCTGGCCCTTCTTGACCTGCTGACTCTGTGCCCTACGCTCAGACGCAGCCCCCAGCATGGGCATCATTGACAGACCCAGGGCCGTGGAGGGGAACGCAGAGGAGAGCAGGGGGGACTTGGCCAGACCCAGCGCCGAGCCGTTGAAAGAGAGGATGGATGTTCCTCCCATGCTGCCTGGAGGTGAGTTGGGGCAGCCCATAGAGCTGAGGTCCAGGGGCCTTGGACTGAGTGGAGACAGGGGTACAGCACCACTTAGGCCCTGAAGAGCATGGCCTCCTAGAAGAGCAGCCGCTGCCCCAGGGATGATAATGTGGGGTCCGCTCACATAGGACAGCTCTGAATCCTTTGCCCCTCCATTCCCAAGCCTTCCACTCTGACTCCCCTTCAGGAGGGAGCCCACCCCACCCGGGGAGCCCTGCTCCTGAGCCACAAAGTGACCGTGGGCTTTGATGTGCTTGCGGAGGGAGCTGGGGTCTGTATAGCGCTTCAGGCAGCCCACCATCTTGCAGTAGTAAGGCTTGTCCACGtagtgtgtgcgcgtgtgtttgaAGCGATCGCTTGAGTTTGAGTAGCGCTTGTTGCAACCCTCATATGGACAAATGTAGGGCTTTTCACctgcagggggggaaaaaaaggacgaaataaaaataaatctcttcATTTGAAAGCATATGCACTCTAAGTTGGTTCTGCTTTGTAACTCACTGCCACcactgacctgtgtgtgagCGGTTGTGTATCTTCAGGTTCTCCAGACGTGAGAAGCTCTTGTTGCAGGTAGGACAGTGATGAGGCTTCTCATTAGTGTGAGTGCGGATGTGGATGAGCATCTTGTACCTGCAGTATCACAAACAGGAGTTATGAAATTGTCGTCCTTCTCTGTGGTACATCTCATAATTCCTTCTACGATTATACTGAATGATTATTTCACCTTGCATTAAACCCCCGGCCTTTGCGAGCACAGCCCTCCCAGTGGCAGCAGTACCCAGAATCCTTTTCAGGCTTGACGTGGAAATCATTGACATGGTCTACCAGGTCTTGCAGCGAGTCAAAGAGCAGATGGCACTGTAGGCAGAAGAAATGTTTTCTTATGATAAAGCTGCGTTCATTCTTTGCTAGTTTGGCCTCAACAGGTTTCTATCACTGTTTGGGGCTTACCTTTCTCCAGTGGCAGGCCAATTGTTCGTCCGCTGACAGGTCTGGAGACGCTCTCTTGTCACTCGTCTGGCTGATGAACATGGAGGACGGCAGATGAAGTCCCGCTCCAGCTCTGATTGGCACAAAAAACTGAAAGGCCGGTGAGATGTGAGAATTCTGATGAACGAAAGagacaaaaggagaaaatgtCATCAGTCTGCCACAGAATCCTTAAGACACTGATTCATACTTTCTGTGCCCGTGAGCCCGCTGAGGTCCTTTAGGGataatgtgacataaatattgtcATTCACCCGTGTCCTTGGCAGAATATGTGGTATCAGATATATCCTGATAGCTCTTTTTATCAGCAGAGTACAGACCTGCCTACCTTTGTCTTTAAAAATCCATTCTACGCTCTCTCTCATAGTCACTCACTCCGTACTATTAAACCTCCGCACATTCCCTGATCTCTGTATGAGAGCTGTCGATTCACTGAAACTCAGCTGGAGCTCAAATAACTCATATGCTGACTCAAACAGTGTTACCatgcagaaaacagaaaaaaaaaagcatggatcacattttgtattttatgaaataaaggacatgtatatatatatatatatatatatatatatatatatatatatatatatatatatatatatatatatatacatgctgTGAAAAGGTAGGGAACCActcagagaaaaggagaaaaagtcAGCAAATCAATCACAACACTCCTGCCTGTCTCATCGTCTCagtcagagatgtgtgtgtgtgacaaattTCATGAAATAAGGCAAATTCCCTGAGCTCTGCCTCCGCACGCTAAACTGTGTGAGCTGCTTTGTGAGACGCTATAGGGGAGAGAACATGTGAGCTGCACGGAAGCTCTTCCTATACGAGTCGCACGTAGTTGTAAGAATGAGTGCGTAGGAGGGAGAAAATGCCCCGACTGCGTCAGTGGGGCACAAACTTaagtgcagagtgtgtgtgtgtagcagtgaGGTCGGGGGGCTATCAAGGACTAAATGGGACGCGGAGCGGCTGAATGGACCCAGCCGTTCTCAATTCAATTAGAAGGGAATTAAATTAGACGGCGTGAGGTCTGCGTGGCTGTACCTTGTCTTAAATCTgattatacatgtacatacacacacacacagccatacaCATCATGCCAGTGGGGCCACTGAGTGCATGTCGCAAAGACAGAGGCCCTTGTTGGGGACACAAGAGGTACTTGATAAGAAGTAACaccctctgtctccccctctctctctcagagtgTGACACAAACCTACGTTGTTCCTTAATTCCTGACCTTAGCAGACTGTTTCACACTCCATGGGGGCTTGTCACCAACAAATAAACTGGCGTTTAGAATAGCCAATAGCGCCACGGCAGCTATGACACAGCCATCACCTATATCTGTGGTGTTAATCGAAGAGGAAGCTAggaatgatgtttttttaaagctgctgtgttgtgtgtttgagctACGGCACACTCACCCCTGAGGCGACGTAGTTGCCGGTAGTCATTTCTGGAGAGCTGGGGGTGTGGCGGGAGGATGGAGACATGCTCAGGTCCACCGCAGGCGGGGTGGGGGTGTCTGTCCGATGGTGAGGGACCACCTGTGCACCTgccatgacacacaaacacacctggtTAAGATTCCCTCAACCTGTGGACGCCACTCCTAATTCCTTCCATTTGTGTTTTGTATCAAGGTTGACCTACCTGTGTGTGGAGAAGCTGGAGAGGCCGGCTCTATCACTGCAGTGCCGTCTTCTGCCATGTGGAGCTGGCGGGCTCGCTTGGGGTGCAGTGGGGAGAGGGGGGGCGAACACGCCCCTCTGTCCCGCCCATTGGTTCGCCGGGGGAGCTTAAGGTCCAGGGGCTCGTCCACGGACAGCATGACCACAACCCCACTGACCTCCCACCTGCACAAACATCCAATCACAGAGGGTCAGAGCTGGGCCAGTGGGGGCCACTGTAGGATTGCTTGCTTTTCATCTAAACACAGAGGAAGGCAATGAAAATTGCTGCGAACCACAGGAGATTCTCACACCTGAAATATTTCCCACAGGAAAAAGTCTCAAATTCCACAATTCCACTGGGTAAGAAATACTCTCAAACAATGAAAACTGAAACACTGAGTAAgctaaagaaaaataaacacacagagtaaccccctcctcttttttttttttcatgctgacctttactcacacacactctctctctctctctcttcccgaGGAATGTCTTCAATCCAATCCAGATGGTCACCCTCACTTCCAGCACAGCTTCACTTTACACCCTTAGCCAGTGACTGGGCCGAGCACCATGTCACGTCACCCGCTGCCCCAGCTCACCCCAAACCCCCACAGTGTGCACCTTCAGACACCCTGGACTTTTAAGACCCACCAGACCAGCAACCCCTACCCCAGCCCGCAGGCCTTAAAGTCCAGCTGCACTCACTCAgtccacctcctccctctgaACACACTGACCTCTGGACCCAGCCTGAGGGTTGTGAGCACGATGGTTCATCTAGCTGTCATTTTGAGTTCTTCCACCACAGGACTGAACCATCGTCACCGTGTTGTTACATGCATGCACAACCAAAACCCCTAGATGAACCCTGTTTATCAGAGCAATCATGTAATTGCCCAAATCtcctaaataaaaacactttttaaaggcACATTGTGCAAAATCACTCTCTCTTAAATGCTGtggatatttaatgtatataaatgttattGTGGTCCTTTAGCGAtgtcagaaattgaataaattgAGTCAGAAATCCCTAATGTTACTCAGTCTCTTGCTCTCAAAAAAGTTTTGACCAGAGGAAAAGTACTATGAGGGTCTGAAGTGGAAATACGGTGAAAAAAGCAGAGAGGAATCTGGGGGTAGATGCCAATATGGTTAATTTTTGGAGCTTCAGCCAAAGTCTCTCCTTCTCATAAACATTGTCGGTGATTATTTAATGCATTTGTTATTCCTTCATCCATGCCTTGttttttgctctctcatcataaGATAATCCTTTGCTGCTGCTTGGAGCAGATGCACAAACGACAATTAACCAAATAGGTTTGCACCAATATTTTCAATTTGCATTGCAGTACCCATTTTAAACACTAATGGCCacagttttacatattttacataatgGCCACAGTTTAAAGTCTTTCACACAAGCCAGTTTTTTCTTATTCCCAATGcaagtgtaaaataaatgtgtctcaTTATCCTCATTTTACTGCTTCACACACGCAGGTGGTGCTGGTACAACACGACTGGTTTGTAGCCAAGCTCCCCATTCAACACAATGTGTTAGGGTTCACTGCTACTTCTCACCAggctaacacacaaacacacaaatgcacaaatctCTCCAAACATTTTTCATGgaaacacacagctgcagagtgTCCTATATACTCCTGCCCAAGTTCATGCAGAACAGCTCCGCAGTGTGCACGTAATAAGTGCACCATACACAGATGCACACGCAGTCGAAACCCTACTTACAGGGACACGcatacacacgcgcacgcaGTTATTAATCAAACTGTAATTTCAACAAATTCcccttccttcctcttcctcatacaTGCCGACACTAGCCATGAATGGGGGGCTTTGAAAGTTGCCTGGCCAGGAGCCACATGGGAAACTCTTATGTCTGGGAGGCATGAAGCAGCAAGGTCACGGAGTTCACCAACCCCAGAAAAGAGATGAccaccattcacacacacacacacacacgtttatacATAGCCGGAGGGCAGttagggtgagggtgagggtggaggaggggggtgcACAGATTCAATACACAGATTAGACGATGGTGATGCACACGTTTACCAATGAGACCAGAAGAGCTGAGAACACTATGTCCACAAGCAGCATCTTTGTAGCAGTGGCATCACTCTGCTGATtaatgcatgtatatatatatatatatatatatatatatatatatatattatatatacatctCAGTATTTCAAACACTTGCTCTACTAGGGTAAAAATACCTGACTGATGCCAAAAGTCAAAAATGGCCAGACTTGCAGTAGTATCTTAAAAAAggcttcattttttatttttttcgcTTAATTCAGTTATACTCCTGCTAAAGGCTGATTAAAGAAGAAAGGTTGTCTTATTATACCTCCCCTAATAGACAACCTTTCTGCTTTATCACACAGGCTTCTGTTGCTTCCTCATGAAAATGTGTCCACTCCACAATataatcaactattttggtaGTTCCACATGGTTTTAATTGGTATGCTGCATCATTTTTCCATCTGCAAAAATGTTGACAATGAAGTTTTTATCAAAGCCACTCTTTTggctaaaaaacaaaacaaaaaaacaattaggCTTGTATAATGTTGAATATGAAGTTTTCCTTACTTTTTGTCTCAAGCGTTTATAAGACATCAGCAAATATTAGACACGTAAGACTTGGAGGAAACATAATTAACTGCTCAACTGtttatatttttgatatttatttatattatatatatatatttaaatgttttaagcaCCGGGGTAGTGTGGACGACAGGCGTATCAGGAGCAGAATTTATGTCTTAAAGATTAAACAGAGCAGTGTGGCTGTAGCCTGATGTGATCCCAGCACAGCTTCCCATAGGTTGATTTCCCCTCTGCTCACCCTCatgattattttgttatttagttGAGAAATAGTCTAGAGACAGCCGAGGAAGTGACTCACAAGTGTGTGATTCTTGGACTGGAGCTATGGGATCCTGACTACATCCTCCAAACAGCCACGGTCACCAAGAGAGCGAGGGTTTGTGGGAAATGTGAGACAAAAGCAACTGAGAGAAAGCATAATACAGGGAAGGAGAGAGCACGGTGTTGTCTGCATGTGCACGTCGGCCAGATATGTGAGCTCAGTGGCGGCTGGCTGTGAAGTTTGGGGAAGGGGTGTTGGCCGGCCCCCATGAAGACTTCTTTGCTCAGCCATGGGGTCGACAGTCTCACTGAAAGGCAGCATTGTCCCTGtcctgggccctctcctctctcgctcgctctgtAGCTGAGTAAACACACGCTATAGCAGCtgaacaggagagagagagagagagagagagagagagagaggggaggcaTGACCATGGGGGCCACAGCGAGGATACAAGggtgaggagg of Solea solea chromosome 16, fSolSol10.1, whole genome shotgun sequence contains these proteins:
- the glis2b gene encoding zinc finger protein GLIS2b; protein product: MLSVDEPLDLKLPRRTNGRDRGACSPPLSPLHPKRARQLHMAEDGTAVIEPASPASPHTGAQVVPHHRTDTPTPPAVDLSMSPSSRHTPSSPEMTTGNYVASGNSHISPAFQFFVPIRAGAGLHLPSSMFISQTSDKRASPDLSADEQLACHWRKCHLLFDSLQDLVDHVNDFHVKPEKDSGYCCHWEGCARKGRGFNARYKMLIHIRTHTNEKPHHCPTCNKSFSRLENLKIHNRSHTGEKPYICPYEGCNKRYSNSSDRFKHTRTHYVDKPYYCKMVGCLKRYTDPSSLRKHIKAHGHFVAQEQGSPGGVGSLLKGSQSGRLGNGGAKDSELSYVSGPHIIIPGAAAALLGGHALQGLSGAVPLSPLSPRPLDLSSMGCPNSPPGSMGGTSILSFNGSALGLAKSPLLSSAFPSTALGLSMMPMLGAASERRAQSQQVKKGQGEEAEHEVTGRVLNLSTGGSHDPLSWVVIPPGTVVLKPAVVN